A window of Clostridium sp. 'White wine YQ' contains these coding sequences:
- a CDS encoding ribonuclease H-like domain-containing protein, with protein sequence MKVTDLSKENMLKFGDGDLSFEDAVYFDLEHYVYKKPKCVGVFGACYFSAEDSEIHVTQYMIENKEEVKDILILAKSYLEDIYKNKLKKSIVTFSGNNDFTVINYLFNKFQVDFSFQEHFTSIDLQKEYEKVNKKSIGLKNLEKQFFIEREECDLISGANLAKTFHKVLKDSDYIFRMPKEKIEKILIYNEADVVNLFHIYKDWKKHITLEQESSEEIKESCTV encoded by the coding sequence ATTAAAGTGACGGATCTCTCAAAGGAAAATATGCTTAAATTTGGAGACGGAGATTTATCCTTTGAGGATGCTGTCTATTTTGACCTAGAACATTATGTCTATAAAAAACCAAAATGTGTTGGCGTTTTCGGCGCTTGTTATTTCTCTGCTGAAGATTCAGAAATTCATGTTACTCAATATATGATTGAGAATAAGGAAGAAGTAAAAGATATCCTTATTCTAGCAAAAAGTTATCTGGAAGATATCTATAAAAATAAATTGAAGAAATCTATAGTCACTTTTTCGGGAAACAATGACTTTACAGTTATTAATTATTTATTTAATAAATTTCAAGTAGACTTTTCATTTCAGGAGCACTTTACATCAATTGATTTGCAAAAAGAATATGAAAAAGTAAATAAGAAGAGTATAGGTTTAAAAAATTTAGAAAAACAATTTTTCATTGAACGGGAAGAATGTGATCTTATATCTGGAGCAAACTTAGCTAAAACTTTCCATAAGGTTTTGAAAGATAGCGATTATATTTTTAGGATGCCAAAAGAAAAGATAGAAAAAATACTTATTTATAATGAAGCGGATGTCGTTAACCTTTTTCACATATATAAGGATTGGAAAAAACATATAACATTAGAACAAGAATCTTCAGAGGAAATAAAAGAGAGCTGTACAGTTTAG
- the feoB gene encoding ferrous iron transport protein B — translation MTTIALLGNPNVGKTTLFNELTGSNQYVGNWAGVTVEKKEGFYKDIKIVDLPGIYAMDTFSNEEKVSKTFLEEGNVDAILNIVDASNLQRNLYLTTQLKDFNIPIILILNMMDIVLKKGFLIDIDLLEKEMGVKVIPISASKGKGIEHIKELIEKKDFERPSTDNDFHMQNEVEVYGFLDSILSNILVNKDSHEAKKINGKNQELIKNLNVKEAKVSDISEKLDKIFLNPFLAYPLFIIAVAFIFKFTFSWVGIPLSDWLDGTVLQGLIIPGAENLLSTSSGWFKSLIVDGIISGVGSIVVLLPVILALFLCISILEDSGYMARVAFIMDKLMRKMGLSGKAFIPMMVGFGCSVPAIMSARTLESEKDRKLTALLVPFMSCNARLPVYLVFSSVFFRGKEAIVVASLYLAGIIVAFILGIFFKNTLFKKDEEPFIIELPEYKVPEIKNVLKHTWDKGSGFLKKAGTIIFSMSVVIWFLSNFNFSGLVSEINTSFLASIGNVIAPFFAPLGFGNWQAAVSLLTGLLAKETVVSTMQVIYTGDLSSILPSFFNFLTALSFMVFVLLYTPCVSAIGTMKKEFGSKFTLFSVVFQLAVAWVAAFMVYNIGGLLF, via the coding sequence ATGACAACTATCGCTCTACTTGGAAACCCTAATGTAGGTAAAACAACATTATTTAATGAATTAACTGGTTCAAACCAATACGTTGGAAACTGGGCAGGAGTAACCGTAGAAAAAAAAGAAGGTTTCTATAAAGATATCAAGATTGTAGACTTACCAGGAATTTATGCTATGGATACATTCTCTAACGAAGAAAAAGTTTCTAAAACTTTTTTAGAAGAAGGAAATGTAGATGCAATACTAAACATTGTTGATGCATCTAATTTACAAAGAAACCTATATCTTACTACTCAATTAAAGGATTTTAACATTCCAATTATATTAATATTAAATATGATGGATATTGTTCTAAAAAAGGGATTTTTAATTGACATAGACCTATTAGAAAAAGAGATGGGAGTAAAAGTTATACCTATCAGCGCTTCTAAAGGTAAAGGTATTGAACATATTAAAGAATTAATTGAGAAGAAGGATTTCGAACGTCCTTCAACTGATAATGATTTTCATATGCAAAACGAAGTTGAAGTTTATGGTTTCTTAGATAGTATCCTTTCTAACATCTTAGTTAATAAAGATTCCCATGAGGCTAAAAAGATAAATGGAAAAAATCAAGAACTTATAAAAAACTTAAATGTAAAAGAAGCTAAAGTTTCTGATATATCTGAGAAGTTAGATAAAATATTTCTGAATCCCTTCCTAGCTTATCCTCTATTTATAATCGCAGTTGCATTTATTTTTAAATTTACTTTCAGTTGGGTTGGAATTCCTTTATCTGACTGGTTAGATGGTACAGTATTACAAGGGTTAATCATTCCTGGTGCTGAAAATTTATTATCTACCTCTTCAGGTTGGTTTAAAAGTTTAATTGTCGATGGAATCATTTCAGGTGTTGGTAGCATAGTTGTTTTACTACCTGTTATTTTAGCCTTATTCCTATGTATTTCTATTTTAGAAGACTCAGGGTATATGGCAAGAGTGGCATTTATAATGGACAAACTAATGAGAAAGATGGGTCTATCAGGCAAAGCATTCATACCTATGATGGTTGGTTTCGGTTGCTCAGTACCTGCTATAATGTCAGCTAGAACTCTAGAAAGTGAAAAAGATAGAAAATTAACCGCTTTACTAGTGCCATTTATGAGTTGTAATGCTAGATTACCTGTTTACTTAGTATTTTCTAGCGTATTCTTCAGAGGAAAAGAAGCTATAGTTGTAGCCTCTCTTTATTTAGCCGGTATTATAGTGGCATTTATACTAGGAATATTCTTTAAAAACACATTGTTTAAAAAAGACGAAGAACCATTTATAATTGAGCTTCCTGAATATAAAGTTCCTGAAATTAAAAATGTTCTTAAGCACACTTGGGACAAAGGTAGTGGTTTCTTAAAGAAAGCTGGAACAATTATTTTCTCAATGAGTGTTGTTATATGGTTCTTATCAAACTTTAATTTTTCAGGCTTAGTAAGTGAAATTAATACTAGTTTCCTTGCATCAATTGGAAATGTTATAGCTCCATTCTTTGCACCTTTAGGTTTTGGAAATTGGCAAGCAGCCGTATCATTACTTACAGGGTTATTAGCAAAAGAAACAGTTGTATCAACTATGCAAGTTATTTACACAGGAGATTTATCAAGTATATTACCTAGTTTCTTTAATTTCTTAACTGCACTTTCATTTATGGTATTTGTACTTTTATACACACCATGTGTATCTGCAATTGGTACTATGAAAAAAGAATTTGGTTCAAAATTCACCCTATTTTCTGTAGTATTCCAATTAGCTGTAGCTTGGGTAGCTGCATTTATGGTTTATAATATTGGCGGATTATTATTTTAA
- a CDS encoding FeoA family protein, whose translation MCICDLKPGEVGLINEIAGNEKLAKRLLALGCVEGTEITLKRVAPLGDPIVVNLRGTDFALRKKDAKNIFIK comes from the coding sequence ATGTGCATTTGCGATTTAAAACCTGGTGAGGTTGGATTAATAAATGAAATTGCAGGAAACGAAAAACTAGCTAAAAGACTTCTAGCACTTGGTTGCGTTGAAGGAACTGAAATAACTTTGAAAAGAGTAGCTCCCTTAGGTGATCCTATAGTTGTAAATCTAAGAGGAACAGATTTCGCACTTAGAAAGAAGGACGCTAAAAATATTTTTATAAAATAA
- the trmB gene encoding tRNA (guanosine(46)-N7)-methyltransferase TrmB, with product MRLRKKWWARPELEADPKVIVNPKEYKGKWSEVFGNNNPIYLELGCGRGQFAALNCRNNPNMNYIAIDLKDEVLVNALRRVNEEGVENIRLIPLNITFIEEVFDKDEISKIYINFCNPWPKDRHKKRRLTHSRFLEIYKGFLKNGGQIWFKTDDKELFDESQEYFKESGFNIEFLTYDLHKSDFKENIMTEYETKWTGLGKNIMFLTARLK from the coding sequence ATGAGACTAAGGAAAAAGTGGTGGGCAAGACCAGAATTAGAAGCAGATCCAAAGGTTATTGTAAATCCAAAGGAGTACAAAGGAAAATGGAGTGAGGTCTTTGGAAATAATAATCCTATATATTTAGAATTAGGTTGTGGAAGAGGTCAATTTGCAGCTTTAAATTGCAGAAACAATCCTAATATGAACTATATAGCAATTGATTTAAAAGATGAAGTATTAGTTAACGCCTTAAGAAGAGTTAACGAAGAAGGCGTAGAAAATATTAGACTGATACCTCTTAATATTACTTTTATAGAAGAGGTTTTTGATAAAGATGAAATTTCTAAAATATATATAAATTTCTGTAATCCTTGGCCAAAAGACAGACATAAAAAAAGAAGATTGACTCATAGCAGATTTCTTGAAATCTATAAGGGTTTCTTGAAGAATGGTGGACAAATTTGGTTTAAAACAGATGATAAAGAACTTTTTGATGAATCACAAGAGTATTTTAAAGAATCAGGCTTTAATATTGAATTCCTGACTTATGATTTACACAAATCAGATTTTAAAGAAAATATTATGACTGAATATGAAACAAAATGGACTGGCCTAGGAAAGAATATAATGTTTTTGACTGCTAGGTTAAAATGA
- a CDS encoding HAD-IB family hydrolase, producing the protein MTRIAAFFDIDGTLYREGLITEVFKKMIKYEIIEPDKWYKEVRPSFLKWDRREGDYDLYLLKMIDIYMEAIKGIDKHHIEFIANRVIEQKGDRVYTFSRERIKWHKENNHVLIIISGSPIELVREMALKYGFDDYKGAIYLLGKEGKYTGEVSPMWDSVSKKNAIDEMTQKYDIDLSQSYAYGDTSGDFTMLKSVSYPYCINPTKELLDKVREDEEVRKKIKVVVERKDVTYNLNIDDIQYV; encoded by the coding sequence ATGACAAGAATTGCAGCATTTTTCGATATTGATGGTACTTTATACAGAGAAGGCTTAATTACTGAAGTTTTTAAAAAAATGATTAAGTATGAAATAATTGAGCCGGATAAATGGTATAAGGAAGTACGTCCAAGTTTTCTAAAATGGGATAGAAGAGAAGGGGACTATGATTTATATTTACTAAAAATGATTGATATATATATGGAAGCTATTAAAGGAATAGATAAGCATCATATTGAATTTATAGCTAATCGAGTTATAGAACAAAAGGGAGATAGAGTTTATACATTTTCCAGGGAAAGAATTAAATGGCATAAAGAAAATAATCATGTTCTGATAATAATCTCTGGCTCTCCAATTGAACTCGTAAGAGAAATGGCATTGAAATATGGTTTTGATGATTATAAAGGTGCGATATATCTTTTGGGCAAAGAGGGCAAATATACAGGTGAGGTTTCGCCAATGTGGGATTCTGTAAGCAAGAAAAACGCAATTGATGAAATGACACAGAAATATGATATTGATTTATCTCAAAGTTATGCTTATGGTGACACTTCAGGAGATTTTACAATGCTTAAATCTGTTAGTTATCCGTACTGCATTAACCCAACAAAAGAACTTCTTGACAAGGTAAGAGAGGATGAGGAAGTAAGAAAAAAAATAAAAGTAGTTGTTGAAAGAAAAGATGTAACTTATAATTTAAATATAGACGACATTCAATATGTTTAA
- a CDS encoding FeoB-associated Cys-rich membrane protein has translation MKEILIAGVILAVAGYFIFKSLRKSSKGECNCGSCSSSCPKYEEDHGLKIKK, from the coding sequence ATGAAAGAAATTTTAATAGCAGGGGTTATCCTTGCAGTAGCTGGATATTTTATCTTTAAGAGTTTGAGAAAGTCTTCTAAGGGTGAATGCAATTGTGGAAGTTGTTCAAGCAGTTGCCCAAAGTATGAAGAAGACCATGGACTTAAAATAAAAAAATAA
- the argS gene encoding arginine--tRNA ligase, with the protein MDYKKIVAERIGSVIELEKDKIEALIEIPPNGDMGDYAFPCFQLSKVLRKAPNMIAAELKDKINVEGFEKVENLGPYLNFFVDKGSFSKNTIENIIDLGDKYGSSNIGNGETVCVEYSSPNIAKPFHVGHLFSTVIGNALYKMFNFQGYKSVGINHLGDWGTQFGKLISAYKRWVDEEALEREPINELLRIYVKFHDEAEKNPELEDEGRMWFKKLEDGDQEANELWKRFTELSLKEFNKVYDELGVKFDSYAGEGFYNDKMDVVIKELQEKKLLTESNGAQVVMLEDYNMPPCIILKSDGATIYATRDLAAAMYRKNNYDFKKSIYVVGSPQALHFKQVFKVLELAGHEWAKDCVHVGFGLIKFADRKLSTRKGEVILLEDLLREAREKVLETINEKNPSLENKEEVAEKVGIGAVIFTYLKNSREKDIVFDWKEMLSFDGETGPYVQYAYARAKSILRKVGEIQGEVDYSKLSSKEEFELIKTLENFNKNILSALDKLEPSIVTRYSVDVAKAFNKFYNSHSVSNLEDEGLKIARVKLIEATCQVIKNSLDLIGIQVIEKM; encoded by the coding sequence ATGGATTATAAAAAGATTGTAGCTGAAAGAATTGGTTCAGTTATTGAATTAGAGAAAGATAAGATTGAAGCATTAATTGAAATACCCCCAAATGGTGATATGGGAGATTATGCCTTCCCATGCTTCCAATTATCTAAAGTATTAAGAAAAGCTCCAAATATGATTGCAGCTGAGCTTAAAGATAAGATAAACGTTGAAGGGTTTGAAAAAGTTGAAAACCTAGGACCATACCTTAACTTTTTTGTAGATAAAGGATCTTTTTCAAAAAATACAATTGAAAATATTATAGATTTAGGAGATAAATATGGATCATCAAATATAGGAAATGGTGAAACTGTATGTGTTGAATACTCATCTCCTAATATTGCAAAGCCTTTCCATGTAGGACATTTATTCTCTACAGTAATAGGAAATGCTCTTTACAAGATGTTCAATTTCCAAGGATATAAATCAGTTGGAATAAATCACTTAGGTGACTGGGGAACTCAATTCGGAAAGCTAATTTCTGCTTATAAAAGATGGGTAGATGAGGAGGCTCTTGAAAGAGAACCAATAAATGAATTACTAAGAATATATGTAAAATTCCATGATGAGGCAGAAAAGAATCCTGAACTAGAAGATGAAGGAAGAATGTGGTTTAAGAAATTAGAAGATGGAGATCAAGAAGCTAATGAGTTATGGAAGAGATTCACTGAACTATCTCTAAAAGAGTTTAATAAGGTATATGATGAGTTAGGTGTAAAGTTTGATTCATATGCAGGTGAAGGTTTCTATAACGATAAGATGGATGTTGTTATAAAAGAACTACAAGAAAAGAAACTTTTAACTGAAAGTAATGGGGCACAAGTAGTAATGCTAGAAGATTATAATATGCCTCCATGCATAATATTAAAATCAGATGGAGCTACTATATATGCTACAAGAGATCTAGCAGCAGCTATGTATAGAAAAAATAATTATGATTTCAAAAAGAGCATATATGTTGTTGGATCACCTCAAGCACTTCATTTTAAACAAGTATTTAAGGTGTTAGAATTAGCTGGTCATGAATGGGCTAAAGATTGCGTACATGTAGGCTTTGGACTAATTAAGTTTGCTGATAGAAAACTATCTACAAGAAAAGGAGAGGTTATCCTATTAGAAGATCTATTAAGAGAAGCTAGAGAAAAGGTTCTTGAAACAATAAATGAAAAGAATCCTTCATTAGAGAATAAAGAAGAAGTTGCTGAAAAAGTTGGTATAGGTGCAGTAATATTTACTTACCTTAAAAATTCAAGAGAGAAAGATATAGTATTTGATTGGAAGGAAATGCTTTCTTTTGATGGAGAGACTGGCCCATATGTTCAATATGCTTATGCAAGAGCAAAAAGTATATTAAGAAAAGTTGGAGAAATTCAAGGGGAAGTAGATTATAGCAAATTAAGTTCTAAAGAGGAGTTTGAACTTATAAAAACACTAGAAAACTTTAATAAAAACATTCTTAGTGCTTTAGATAAGCTTGAACCTTCAATAGTAACTAGATACTCTGTTGATGTAGCTAAAGCCTTTAACAAGTTCTATAATTCTCATTCAGTTAGCAATTTAGAAGATGAAGGACTTAAAATAGCAAGAGTGAAATTAATCGAAGCTACTTGCCAAGTGATAAAGAATTCATTAGATTTGATAGGAATACAAGTTATAGAAAAAATGTAA
- a CDS encoding phosphodiester glycosidase family protein produces MSENKKEVKGKKKRRFSFKIFIAFIVFEVVFTAITGPFFLYYGPFKNVKKGFVGAAMTSYKSQFLAKWFLSQSEIDKILAENNNIEEGNTDASDKEISIPKSHDDTIERFDIESDKFKGYLLVVKDPTRVHVGYTSKLGVEGQTVSQIAKDNNAIAAINAGGFTDKSANSTWAGNGGQVIGLIMSEGKVISYDADENSKTDMIAINKEGRLLVGKYSLKELTNLGAQEAVTFGPALVINGKGTIKSGDGGWGIAPRTVIGQKNDGSIMLLVIDGRQVFKSVGATLKEAQDVMIKYGAVNAANLDGGKSTTMYYEGDVINTPSDSLGERSIPTAFIVK; encoded by the coding sequence ATGAGCGAAAATAAAAAAGAAGTTAAAGGTAAGAAAAAAAGAAGATTTTCATTTAAAATCTTTATTGCTTTTATTGTTTTTGAAGTTGTATTTACTGCAATAACAGGGCCATTCTTCTTGTACTACGGACCTTTCAAAAATGTAAAAAAAGGCTTTGTAGGAGCAGCAATGACCTCTTATAAAAGTCAGTTCTTAGCAAAATGGTTTTTAAGTCAAAGTGAAATTGATAAGATATTAGCTGAAAATAATAATATTGAAGAAGGAAATACAGATGCATCTGATAAAGAGATAAGTATTCCTAAAAGTCATGATGACACTATAGAAAGATTCGATATAGAAAGTGATAAATTTAAAGGATATTTACTTGTTGTTAAAGACCCAACTAGAGTTCATGTTGGATATACATCAAAGCTTGGTGTGGAAGGGCAAACCGTTTCTCAAATTGCAAAGGATAATAATGCAATAGCAGCTATAAATGCAGGTGGATTTACTGATAAATCTGCAAATTCAACTTGGGCAGGAAATGGAGGACAAGTAATTGGTTTAATTATGTCAGAAGGAAAGGTAATTTCCTATGATGCTGATGAAAATAGTAAGACCGATATGATAGCAATAAATAAAGAAGGAAGATTGTTAGTTGGAAAATACTCATTAAAAGAACTTACTAACCTAGGTGCTCAAGAAGCAGTAACCTTTGGACCAGCGTTGGTTATTAATGGAAAAGGAACAATCAAATCTGGCGATGGTGGATGGGGAATTGCTCCTAGAACAGTAATAGGCCAGAAAAATGATGGATCTATAATGTTACTTGTTATAGATGGAAGACAAGTGTTTAAGAGTGTTGGAGCAACACTAAAGGAAGCTCAAGATGTTATGATAAAATATGGAGCTGTTAATGCTGCTAACCTAGATGGAGGAAAATCTACTACTATGTATTATGAAGGTGATGTAATAAATACTCCTTCAGATAGCTTAGGTGAAAGAAGTATTCCTACAGCTTTTATAGTAAAGTAA
- a CDS encoding site-2 protease family protein codes for MNFNMLNIVLSIPAILVAFTFHEYAHAWMADRLGDKTARFQGRLTLNPLAHVDPMGFIMILIFGFGWAKPTPVNPRAFKNYYKDDLKVSIAGPLANLIVAIIFTVITGIFFRLTMGSNGDLAYLTARMLLMIVTINVNLFFFNLLPVPGFDGFNILEDLFPRAFRRIGDQIYKYQMIIFFIVVFFAWKVISGPSAAVIEQLSKLMVFVANLF; via the coding sequence ATGAATTTTAATATGTTAAATATTGTACTATCTATACCTGCAATTTTGGTTGCATTTACATTTCATGAATATGCACATGCATGGATGGCTGATAGATTGGGTGATAAAACCGCCAGATTCCAAGGAAGATTGACATTAAATCCTTTAGCGCATGTAGACCCTATGGGATTTATTATGATTTTAATATTTGGATTTGGATGGGCAAAACCTACACCAGTTAATCCAAGGGCATTTAAAAATTATTATAAAGATGATTTAAAGGTATCTATAGCAGGACCATTAGCAAATTTAATTGTTGCTATTATATTTACTGTAATTACGGGGATATTTTTTCGCCTTACTATGGGAAGTAATGGGGATCTTGCTTATTTAACAGCAAGAATGCTTTTGATGATTGTTACAATTAATGTTAATTTATTTTTCTTCAACCTATTACCCGTGCCAGGATTTGATGGATTTAACATATTAGAAGATTTATTTCCAAGAGCATTTAGAAGAATTGGAGATCAAATATACAAGTATCAAATGATAATATTCTTTATTGTAGTGTTTTTTGCTTGGAAAGTAATATCAGGACCATCAGCAGCAGTTATAGAACAATTATCAAAACTAATGGTATTTGTAGCGAATTTATTTTAA
- a CDS encoding ComEC/Rec2 family competence protein: MKKLKFLSLLLVITSFLFISCSKGSTVNNEAKTIDGVEIHYIDVGQGDAILIQYKDKNLLIDSSTSKEDKKFKNYINSLKIKKFDAIVATHPDEDHIGNMDWVIKNFDVGKFYAPKKKTTTAAFKDMVTELNNKDLKINVLKGGSTIDFSPDLKLDVFAPNSDNYGDDNNNYSAIIKLTYGSNTALFTGDAEKESEAETLQKGYNLKSDILKVGHHGSSTSTSKNFLQAVNPKYAIISCGKDNKYGHPHKETLDNLKAAKIKYYRTDLDGTIIATLDGKNITFNK; this comes from the coding sequence ATGAAAAAACTTAAATTTCTCTCATTATTATTAGTTATTACATCTTTTCTTTTTATCTCATGTAGCAAAGGTAGTACCGTTAACAACGAAGCTAAAACAATAGATGGCGTTGAGATACATTATATTGATGTTGGACAAGGAGATGCTATCTTAATCCAATATAAAGATAAGAACTTACTTATAGATTCATCTACAAGTAAAGAAGATAAAAAATTCAAGAACTATATAAACTCATTAAAAATAAAGAAGTTTGATGCAATTGTTGCTACCCATCCCGATGAAGATCATATTGGAAATATGGACTGGGTAATTAAGAACTTTGATGTAGGCAAATTCTATGCACCAAAGAAGAAGACTACTACTGCTGCATTTAAAGATATGGTTACAGAACTAAACAATAAAGATCTTAAAATCAATGTTTTAAAAGGAGGATCTACAATTGATTTTTCTCCTGATTTAAAGCTTGATGTATTTGCACCTAATAGTGATAACTATGGTGATGATAATAACAATTATTCAGCAATAATTAAATTGACTTATGGTAGTAATACAGCTCTATTTACTGGTGATGCTGAAAAAGAATCTGAAGCAGAAACTCTTCAAAAGGGCTATAACCTAAAGTCAGATATATTAAAAGTAGGCCATCATGGAAGTTCTACTTCCACTTCAAAAAACTTTTTACAGGCAGTAAATCCTAAATATGCTATCATTTCATGTGGAAAAGACAATAAATACGGGCATCCACATAAGGAAACTCTAGATAACTTAAAAGCAGCTAAAATAAAATATTATAGAACTGATTTAGATGGAACTATTATTGCAACCTTAGATGGTAAAAATATTACTTTTAACAAATAA
- a CDS encoding lysophospholipid acyltransferase family protein yields MKKIKMLVSYGLYMILFRIRGFKYKLLKSRATEEEVIKYRDKVIQNWAAFTVKTLDLKIQVVGRENIPSEACVFIGNHQSLLDIPILLYGTQRSVGFIAKKELLKVPVIGYWMRLIHCVPIDRENVREAIKVINIGSDNLLNGNDMAIFPEGTRAREGVMKDFKKGSMKLATKAKAPIVPVTIDGSYKAYELNNKFQSAEVKITFGEPIYTNNLTKEEEKDLHIRVQNVVKGNLQVK; encoded by the coding sequence ATGAAAAAGATTAAAATGTTAGTTTCTTATGGTTTATATATGATTTTATTTAGAATTAGAGGATTTAAGTATAAATTGCTAAAATCAAGAGCTACTGAAGAAGAAGTTATTAAATACAGGGACAAGGTTATTCAAAATTGGGCAGCCTTTACTGTGAAGACTCTAGATCTTAAAATACAAGTAGTAGGAAGAGAAAATATTCCGAGTGAAGCTTGTGTGTTTATAGGAAATCATCAAAGCTTATTAGATATACCTATTTTACTATATGGAACACAAAGAAGTGTTGGCTTTATAGCTAAAAAAGAACTTTTAAAGGTTCCTGTAATTGGATACTGGATGCGTTTGATTCATTGTGTCCCAATTGATAGGGAAAATGTAAGAGAAGCTATAAAAGTAATTAACATAGGTTCTGATAATTTATTGAATGGTAATGATATGGCGATATTCCCTGAGGGAACTAGAGCTAGAGAAGGAGTAATGAAAGATTTCAAAAAGGGCAGTATGAAATTAGCAACAAAAGCAAAAGCACCTATAGTTCCTGTTACGATAGATGGTAGCTATAAAGCTTATGAGTTAAATAATAAATTCCAAAGTGCTGAAGTAAAAATAACCTTTGGGGAACCAATATATACAAATAATTTAACAAAAGAAGAAGAGAAAGATTTACATATAAGAGTTCAGAATGTTGTAAAAGGAAATCTTCAAGTTAAATAA